In Deltaproteobacteria bacterium, the following proteins share a genomic window:
- a CDS encoding UbiA family prenyltransferase encodes MTREDTLNTRKLQLFLALSRTPHLVIDLATPMAAALLCLGKFPAASTIVVGMITVFAGYACIYALNDVTDYHLDRRRMAAIARGDSCFDLDCIFVRHPLAQGLIPYVKGVAWTIFWGAMALLGAAYLNPLCAAIFVMAGILEVIYCKLYSLSQWKILLAAVVKTLGGLAAIYAVNPEPPGSFVLIFFLWVALWEIGGQNIPNDLVDMQEDSRLGGKTIPVVYGTSSAVMIILTALLASVILGLGIILFSPLPQKWLYGAGALLSGVFLLLLPFHKFVNSRDLKQAVNLFNKASLYPVGILCTTVLCLVL; translated from the coding sequence ATGACTCGAGAAGATACGCTTAACACCAGGAAATTACAGCTTTTTCTTGCCCTATCGAGAACACCGCATCTAGTCATCGATCTTGCCACGCCCATGGCAGCTGCGCTTCTGTGCCTGGGGAAATTTCCGGCAGCCTCTACCATAGTTGTGGGGATGATTACGGTCTTTGCAGGCTACGCCTGCATCTATGCCTTGAACGATGTTACGGATTATCACCTGGACCGCAGGAGAATGGCCGCAATTGCCAGAGGAGACAGCTGTTTCGATCTTGATTGCATCTTTGTTCGTCACCCTCTGGCCCAGGGGCTCATTCCCTATGTGAAAGGGGTGGCCTGGACCATCTTCTGGGGAGCCATGGCCCTTCTGGGTGCAGCTTATCTGAATCCATTATGCGCTGCTATTTTTGTCATGGCTGGCATTCTGGAAGTGATCTACTGCAAACTCTACTCTTTGAGCCAGTGGAAGATTCTTCTTGCTGCGGTAGTGAAGACTCTCGGTGGTCTGGCGGCAATCTATGCGGTCAACCCAGAGCCTCCCGGCTCGTTTGTGTTGATTTTTTTCTTGTGGGTTGCCCTGTGGGAGATTGGTGGCCAAAATATTCCCAATGATCTTGTTGACATGCAAGAAGACAGTCGTCTTGGTGGCAAGACTATTCCAGTGGTATACGGCACGAGCTCTGCTGTGATGATCATACTGACGGCGCTTCTGGCCAGTGTAATACTTGGACTTGGCATCATTCTCTTTTCACCTTTGCCACAAAAGTGGCTGTACGGTGCTGGAGCTTTGCTCTCCGGAGTTTTCCTTCTGCTTCTGCCATTCCATAAGTTTGTCAACTCTAGAGACCTGAAGCAAGCAGTCAATCTGTTCAACAAAGCAAGTCTCTACCCTGTGGGGATACTCTGCACCACTGTGCTCTGTCTTGTGCTCTAG